A single region of the Rattus rattus isolate New Zealand chromosome 8, Rrattus_CSIRO_v1, whole genome shotgun sequence genome encodes:
- the Ppcdc gene encoding phosphopantothenoylcysteine decarboxylase isoform X2: MIPAQDHTPDQENSPGQDLDSCFTGQILLSSQKATRSRMEPEAPCPASIPSVERKFHVLVGVTGSVAALKLPLLVSKLLDIPGLEVTVVTTERAKHFYSPQDVPVTLYSDADEWEMWKRRSDPVLHIDLRRWADLMVVAPLDANTLGKVASGICDNLLTCVIRAWDLNKPLLFCPAMNTAMWEHPLTAQQVGQLKAFGYVEIPCVSKKLVCGDQGLGAMAEVETIVAKVKDVLFQHGGIQQS, encoded by the exons ATGATCCCTGCTCAAGATCACACACCAGATCAGGAGAACAGCCCTGGACAGGACCTGGACTCCTGCTTCACAGGGCAG ATTCTTCTCAGCTCCCAGAAAGCCACCAGATCCCGCATGGAACCAgaggccccatgcccagcctcCATACCCTCAGTGGAGAGAAAGTTCCATGTTCTCGTGGGTGTCACTGGAAGCGTTGCTGCGCTGAAGCTGCCTCTTCTGGTATCAAAGCTTTTGGACATTCCTGGG CTGGAAGTCACAGTGGTAACAACGGAGAGAGCCAAACATTTCTACAGCCCTCAGGATGTCCCCGTCACCCTCTACAGCGATGCTGATGAATGGGAG ATGTGGAAGCGCCGTTCGGACCCAGTTCTCCACATTGACCTGCGGAGGTGGGCCGACCTCATGGTAGTGGCTCCCCTCGATGCCAACACTCTAGGGAAGGTGGCCAGTGGCATCTGTGATAATTTACTC ACCTGTGTCATCCGGGCCTGGGACCTCAACAAGCCTCTGCTCTTCTGCCCCGCCATGAACACTGCCATGTGGGAGCATCCGCTCACTGCCCAGCAGGTGGGCCAGCTCAAGGCCTTTGGCTATGTGGAGATTCCGTGTGTGAGCAAGAAGCTGGTGTGTGGAGACCAAG GTCTAGGAGCCATGGCTGAAGTGGAGACCATTGTGGCTAAGGTGAAGGACGTGCTCTTCCAGCATGGTGGCATCCAGCAAAGTTGA
- the Ppcdc gene encoding phosphopantothenoylcysteine decarboxylase isoform X1, with translation MIPAQDHTPDQENSPGQDLDSCFTGQILLSSQKATRSRMEPEAPCPASIPSVERKFHVLVGVTGSVAALKLPLLVSKLLDIPGTCVIRAWDLNKPLLFCPAMNTAMWEHPLTAQQVGQLKAFGYVEIPCVSKKLVCGDQGLGAMAEVETIVAKVKDVLFQHGGIQQS, from the exons ATGATCCCTGCTCAAGATCACACACCAGATCAGGAGAACAGCCCTGGACAGGACCTGGACTCCTGCTTCACAGGGCAG ATTCTTCTCAGCTCCCAGAAAGCCACCAGATCCCGCATGGAACCAgaggccccatgcccagcctcCATACCCTCAGTGGAGAGAAAGTTCCATGTTCTCGTGGGTGTCACTGGAAGCGTTGCTGCGCTGAAGCTGCCTCTTCTGGTATCAAAGCTTTTGGACATTCCTGGG ACCTGTGTCATCCGGGCCTGGGACCTCAACAAGCCTCTGCTCTTCTGCCCCGCCATGAACACTGCCATGTGGGAGCATCCGCTCACTGCCCAGCAGGTGGGCCAGCTCAAGGCCTTTGGCTATGTGGAGATTCCGTGTGTGAGCAAGAAGCTGGTGTGTGGAGACCAAG GTCTAGGAGCCATGGCTGAAGTGGAGACCATTGTGGCTAAGGTGAAGGACGTGCTCTTCCAGCATGGTGGCATCCAGCAAAGTTGA